One window of Elaeis guineensis isolate ETL-2024a chromosome 11, EG11, whole genome shotgun sequence genomic DNA carries:
- the LOC105053753 gene encoding uncharacterized protein, producing the protein MGSGGESKPSVLYDPFSASQPLLSAADDHASATADDENYPPINYQHGPRPLRDLPVLVLFFLLSLSTIVLGLVAVARRNPAASRASSFVFDPATSSCVLSSSNSLSLSSSSSPFLKDLSWTLVVTLLLAGPIALAVLWLLRHYAKQVVYAALPFFILIPAFVNVYWFASCALSHSCRHSFPLAYRILALVFIFLLIAIILWIIVANWHRVELTVRIVRIAAAALASNMSLLAVLPTLGLGLLVYFTPFVVFLVFSTWNGKVVPKEKERASGEHYLCVWRQDGWVRAYFALAIITMVWSVAVMVEAQVFVISGTIAQWYFSKEGSKPSRSISSSLRNAFGPSFGTLCFSGIVMGAIRVVRAVVDSAKKEDVAPGFVNLVLNCCANFLLSAFDFVNKFTINFAAITGEGYCSSAKMTYELLKRNLLSAVFVETVSTRILAGIIFVLSALYAIAVCAILKAVSALGAEMYLVAALAWLLLMVMLCYFVHVLDNVIDTIYVCYAIDRDKGEVCKQDVHEVYVLLPVSRNHRVFLNDRTPLVV; encoded by the exons ATGGGAAGCGGCGGCGAGTCCAAGCCGTCCGTCCTATACGACCCCTTCTCCGCCTCCCAGCCGCTCCTGTCCGCCGCCGACGACCACGCCTCCGCCACCGCCGACGACGAGAATTACCCCCCGATCAACTACCAGCATGGCCCCCGCCCTCTCCGCGACCTACCCGTCCTcgtcctcttctttcttctctccctctctaccATCGTCCTCGGCCTCGTCGCCGTCGCCCGCCGCAACCCCGCCGCCTCCCGCGCCTCCTCCTTCGTCTTCGACCCGGCCACCTCCTCCTGCGTCCTGTCTTCCTCcaactccctctccctctcctcctcctcttccccgTTCTTGAAGGATCTCAGCTGGACTCTCGTCGTCACCCTCCTCCTCGCCGGTCCCATCGCCCTCGCCGTCCTCTGGCTCCTCCGACATTACGCCAAACAGGTAGTGTACGCCGCCCTTCCCTTCTTCATCCTCATCCCGGCTTTCGTCAATGTCTACTGGTTCGCCTCCTGCGCCCTCAGCCACAGCTGCCGCCACTCCTTTCCCCTCGCCTACCGCATCCTCGCCCTTGTCTTCATCTTCCTCCTCATCGCCATCATCCTCTGGATCATCGTCGCCAACTGGCACCGCGTCGAGCTGACCGTCCGGATCGTCCGGATCGCCGCCGCGGCCCTCGCCAGCAACATGAGCCTGCTCGCCGTGCTCCCTACGCTCGGGCTCGGACTCCTGGTCTACTTTACCCCATTTGTGGTGTTCTTGGTGTTTTCCACGTGGAACGGGAAGGTGGTGCCCAAGGAGAAGGAGAGAGCCAGTGGGGAGCATTATTTGTGCGTGTGGAGGCAGGATGGGTGGGTGCGTGCATACTTTGCACTGGCGATCATCACGATGGTGTGGTCAGTAGCTGTAATGGTGGAGGCACAGGTGTTTGTCATTAGTGGGACAATCGCACAGTGGTACTTCTCGAAAGAGGGGTCCAAACCTAGCCGGAGCATAAGTAGCTCTTTAAG GAATGCTTTTGGTCCCTCCTTTGGTACACTGTGTTTTTCTGGAATTGTAATGGGTGCTATCCGTGTTGTCCGTGCTGTTGTAGATAGTGCAAAGAAAGAAGATGTGGCTCCAGGATTTGTGAATCTAGTGCTCAATTGCTGTGCTAATTTCTTGCTGTCAGCATTTGACTTTGTTAACAAGTTTACCATAAATTTTGCTGCGATAACGGGTGAAGGTTACTGTTCTTCTGCTAAGATGACGTATGAGCTTCTAAAACGAAATCTTCTTTCTGCTGTTTTTGTGGAGACAGTCTCCACGCGCATACTGGCTGGAATTATTTTTGTTCTCTCGGCATTGTATGCTATAGCG GTTTGTGCGATTTTGAAAGCTGTAAGTGCTCTTGGGGCAGAAATGTATCTTGTTGCAGCCCTTGCATGGTTGCTGCTTATGGTGATGTTGTGTTACTTTGTTCA